TTGACGAAGGCCAGCAGCAGGTACGGCGCGACCTTGCCCAAAATCACCTGCCAGGGCCGCAGCGGGGAGACCAGCAGCACCTCGAGCGTGCCCCGTTCCTTCTCGCGCGAGAGCGAGATGGCGGTCATCAGGGCCGTGACCATCGTGAGGATCAGCGCGATCAGCCCGGGGACGAAGAGGTTGACGCTCTCCAGCGTCGGGTTGAAGCGCATCCGGATGCGCGGCTCGAGCATGACGCCCGCCGCGCGAGTCGCGCGGTCGCGCTGCCAGCTGTCGAGCACGGCGAGGGTATGGGCGCGCATCGTGGTCCCGGTGTTGGGATCCGAGGCATCCGCGACGACCCGCACACGAGCCGCCCGCCCGTCCGCGTTGCGTTCGGCCAGCCCGGATTCGAGTTCCACGGCGACGTCCAGTCGGTTGGCCCTGAAGAGGCCTTCGACCTCGTCGGCGCGCGCATCGACCACGGTGAAGCGGCCGTTCTGCGCGAAGCGCGTGCGCAGGGCCGCCGTCTCCGCGTCCGGCGCCTGCTCCACGAACGCGAGGCGGATGTCTCGGATGTCCGAGCGCAGCGCGAAGCCGAACAGCACCACCTGCGCCAGCGGTAGCGCCAAGAGAATGACCAAGGTCTGCCGGTCGCGCACAATGTGGCGGAGTTCCTTGCGGACGAAGGCCGCCAGCGCCTTGCGGCGGCTGCCAATGACGCGCCGCCGCGCCGCCGCGCCGCGCACCGCGTCGCTCGTGCCCTCAGCTGCGCCACTCACGCCGCCGCTCCCGTGCCGCGTGCCAGCCGCACGAACACCGCGTCGAGCGACTCCGCCGCATACTCGCGCTTCAGGTCCTCTGGTGTCCCCAACGCCGCCACGCGTCCGTCCACCATGATGCAGATTCGGTCGCAGTACTCGGCTTCGTCGAGATAATGCGTCGTCACGAACACTGTCGTTCCAGCCGCCGCCGTCGCGTAGATGCGCTCCCAGAACTGGCGGCGCGTCACTGGGTCCACGCCGCCGGTGGGCTCGTCGAGGAACACCACCTGTGGCTCGTGCAGCAGCGCCACGGAGAAGGCCAGCTTCTGCTTCCAGCCCAGCGGCAGGCTGCGCACCAAGTCGTCGGCGTGTCCCTCCAGGCCAAGCTCGGACAGCAGCCGGCCGCCACGCTCGGCGATCACGCGGTCCGCGAGGCCGTAGATGCCGCCATACAGCGCGATGTTCTCGCGGATGGTGAGATCCTCGTACAACGAGAAGCGCTGGCTCATGTAGCCGATCGCCCGCCGTACGCGCTCAGACTCCGTGGCCACGTCGAACCCCGCCACGCGCGCCGATCCGTCGGAGGGCGCCAGCAGGCCGATCAGCATGCGGATCGCCGTGGTCTTGCCGGCACCGTTGGCGCCAAGGAAGCCGAAGACCTCGCCGGGTGCGACGTCGAAGGAGATGGCATCGACGGCGGTGAAGTCGCCGAAGCGCCGCGTCAGGCCACGTGCCTCGATGGCGGTCACGCCGCGGCTCCAGGTGTGGCGCCCATCAAGGCGATGAACGTGTCCTCGATGCCGGGGTTGATGGGCCGTACCTCGGCCGCCTCGATGCCTGCGTTGCGCAGCGCTTCCTCGAGCTCACGGACCAGCGTCGCCTGGTCCGCGCCCGTGCGAGCATCGCTGACGTGGATCGTCTCGCCGAAGGGCAGGACGGAGACGGCGTGCGGAAGCTGACGCAGCGCCGCAATGGCCGCCGCACGCTGGCGCGTGCGCACGGCGAACAACGGGCGCGGAAAGCGTTCGCTGATGCGCGACGGTGCGTCGACCGCGAGAATGCGGCCCGCTTGCACCAGCGCCACGCGATCACAGCGTGCGGCTTCGTCCATGTATGGGGTGGACACGAGGATCGTGAGCCCATCCGCGCGTAGTCCGTCGAGCAGGTCCCAGAACTCGCGCCGGCTGACCGCGTCCACGCCGGTCGTCGGCTCGTCGAGCAGCAGCAGCGACGGGCGATGCACCAGCGCACAGGACAACGCGAGCTTCTGTTTCATCCCACCCGAGAGCGCGGCGGCGCGTCGGTCGCGGAATCGCTCCAGCTGGGAATAGATCGGGGCAATCAACTCGTAGCCGGCCTCGAGCGAGGTGCCGAAGACATCGGCGAAGAAGCGGAGGTTCTCCTCCACGCTCAGGTCGCCGTAGAGCGAGAAGCGGCCCGGCATATAGCCGACGCGGGCGCGGATCTCCCACAGGTCGGTCGCGACGTCGAAGCCCAACACCCGTGCGCGGCCCGCATCGGGCAGCATCAGCGTCGTGAGGATGCGGAACAGCGTCGTCTTTCCCCCGCCATCCGGTCCGACAAGCCCGAAGAGCTCACCGGCGCCGACGTGCAGGCTGACGCCGTCGAGTGCCGTCGTGTCGCCGAAGCGCTTGACGAGTCCGTCGACCTCGATTGGCGCCGACACCCCAGGTCCCTTGGCGCCGCCTGTCGCGTCAGCGGCCGGACTCACCGCGGGCTCCCGTCAGGCTCGCGAAAGTTCAGATCGCCAGGCATACCGATCTTCAGGCGCCCGTCCGGATCGTCCACGCGCACCTTCACGGCGTACACGAGGTCCGAGCGCTCGCTGCGCGTCTGCACCGGGGTGGGCGTGAACTCCGCCTTGGCCGAGACCCAGGCCACGGTGCCAGCGAATTGCGCCACACCGTCCGCAGCGTCGGCGTGCACGGAGACGCGCTGGCCGAGCTGGAAGCTCGCGAGTTGGTCGCCGGTCACATAGGCGCGCAGCGTCAGCGTGCGCAGGTCGGCCAGCGCGAGCAGGGGTTGTCCCGGCTGGATGGTCTCGCCAGAGCGCGCATAGGTCGCCAGCACCGTTCCGTCGAACGGCGCACGCAGCGTGGCGCGGCGCAGGCGATCCTCGGCGCTCTCAAGCCGCGTCTCGAGTGCGCGCAGCTCTGCCGCCAGGCTCGACGCGGCAGCCTCGGCGGCGAGGCGTTGGGCGGCGAGCACGCGCACCTCACGCTCGGCGGCATCCGCCTGCGCGGCCGTCGCCGCAGCGTCGGCGCGGAGCCGGTCGGTACGCTCTCGGTTGCGAGTGGCAATCTCCGCTTGCGCGTCAATCGATCGCAGCTGCGCCTCGACCTCGCGAACGCGGGCGCGCAGCACCTCGCGCTGCGACAGCAGCTGGCGGCGCTCGAGCGAGAGTGGGACCGTGTCCACGATGGCGAGCACACTGCCCGCAGCCACGCGGGCGCCTTCCTCCGCCTGCATCAGGAGGATCGGGCCCGGCGTCTCCGCGGAGAGCACGACATCATCGGCTTCGAAGTTGCCGTAGGCATCGGGCTCGTCGCCGTTGCCGCAGGCGAGCGCGAGGACGAGTAGGCCAGGGAGGCCAAGTGCGAGGCGACGCATCAGTGCAGCTCCTGCCCGAGGGTGATGAGGATGCGTGCGCGCGTCTCGGCGAGCTGCACCCGATGGCGATCGCGCGCAATGCGCGCGGTCAGTAGGTCCGTGAGGCGGTCCGTATACTCCGCGCCGGTGGCCGTGCCCTCGCGGAAGCGACGCTCGGTCTCGGCCAGCACGGTGCTGTGGATGGCGACGATGCTTGAGTCGCTCTCCAGCGCGCGCTCGAGTCGCCCGGCCGTGGCCCGGTCGCGCGTGACCGCACGTTCCAGTTGCTCCCGAAACGTCGTCTCGTCGTGGCGCAGCATCTCGCGCTGCAGCAGCTGCACCTCTGCATCGCGGTCGTTCACGCGCCAATTGAGCAGCGACCACTCCAGCTGCACGCCGATGATCCAGTAAGACTGGAAGTCGCGCGCGAGGGGATTGATGCCGGGCCGGCCGTATCCCCCGCGCCCGAAGGCCGAGACGCGCGGGAGGTCCTGTCGCGTGCTGGCCCGTGCGCGCGCGTCGAGCGCGGCGCGAGCGGCGTCGAACTGCGCGAACTCGGCGCGCTCGCGCAGCGTGTCGAGGGCCGCGAGGGTCGCCGCGGCATCGGTATCAAGATTGGGTGGCTCGAGTTGGGCGTCATCGCCGACGGCGACGCCACTCAGCGAGCGCAGGATCTCCAGCGTGGCCCGGCGATCCGTGGCCACGGCATCGAGCCGCTGCGCGAGCCGCAGCCGCTCCGCCGCGAGCAGTTCGCGGTCGCCTGGCAGGGCCACGCCTGCCGAGACGCGGGACGACACCAGCGCGAGTTGCGCGTCGAGGTCCTGATTGCTGGCTTCGAGTGTGCGCTGCTCCGCATCCAGCGCGAGCACCGTAAAGAACGCATCGCTCACGGCCTGCCGCCGCTGCCAGAGTGTGCCGCGAATCCGCGCGGCCGCCTCGGCGGCCTGCGCGTCATCGGCGCCCCGGCGCGCGCTGCGCGTGGGATCCCAGAGCCGCTGCCGAAGCATCAGGTAGGCATCGTATTGCTGGTAGGGCACCACGGGCACACCACCGATCGATGGCACGTCCGAGACGTACTGGCCCGTGGCCTGCGCCTGCAGGCTGGGCAGCCGCTCCGCGTTGAGCGAGGCGCGACGAAGCGCCGCCTGGGAGTCCGCCAATGCGAGCTGGGCACGGCGGGCGTCGGCCTGCGCACTCGCCGCGAGCAGGTCCGGCAGGGTGATGCGTTGCGCGGGCAGCCGCGATGCGCCGGCTCCGATCGCCAACGCGACCGTGGCCAGTCCAAGAAATGGGGAAGGGAGGAGTCTCATCGCGAGATGGCGTTGAGGATGAACGTGGGCAGCGTGCGGCGACGCTCGTCGAGGAAGGCGGCAAAGGCCGCCTCGTCCTGCCCGAGGATGCCGTTGAGCACGGGTCGCGCGACGAAGGGGAATGCGGACAGGGCCATCAGGTTGAGGAGGAACTGCTCTGCGTTGAGTCGTGTGCCGAGCAGGCGCTGCACGCGCGCGAGGCCCTGGTGGACGACGGCCTGCGGGTCGCGGCCCGAGAGCCGCTGCACGAGTGTGCGGATGCGCGTGGGATCGTGGTGCAGCTCGGCCAGCACATAGCCGGGCAGAAACGGCGCCTCGCGCACCGTATCGATGTAGCCGTGCACGAAGGTGGTGACCATCTCCTCGAGCGTCGCGCTGTCGCGGAACGCGGTCGGGATGATCTGCACGAGCCGCCCCGCGGCCTCAAGGAAGACACGCTCGCTGAGTGCAGCCTTGGAGCGGAAGTAGTAGTGCAACAGGGCTTGGTTGACACCCGCTTCCTTGGCGATGTCCTGCATGCGCGCGCCGGCCGTGCCCTTGGCCGTGAAGACGCGCCGCGCGGCCGCGAGGATCTTGGCCTCGGTGTCGGCATCGGGCGCAGCGGTGCGCGATCGTGGGATCCGCTTTTGTTTGGCGCCAGTCATAGTTTAACTATGTAGTTAAATCAAACGGATAACGCAAGCCTTCGGCGGACGGCCGGAGCCAGGGTCGGGTGCCTGTCCCCGGCCGCGCTCGCGCTATCTTCCGGCGTCCGGCGGCGCGCATCTATAGAAAGGGGCCTTTTCGTCGAAACCCCCGGCGCGCCAACCTTCCGCCCCAATCCCGTCTTCCCATGCGTGCGATGATCCTGCGGACCGTCCTGCTCCTCTCCGCGCCTGCGCTGCTTCTGGCGCAGTCGACCTCCCGGCAAGTCAGTGTCGAGGACTACCAGCGCGCCGAGCGCATGCTGGCGCCGTCCGTGATGCGGCTGATGTCCGGCACCGCGAGCCAGGTCAGCTGGCTGCCCGATGGCCGGCTGTGGTATCGCCTCTCTACTGAGGGCGGCTCGGAACTCCGCATCGTGGACCCGGCGCGCAACACCAGCCGCGCCTGCGTGGCTGACCAGGATCCCTGCGCGCCCACGCGCACGACCGCGCCGGCGCAGCGCCCGCCCGCGAACAGCTCCGTGAGCCCCGATGGCTCGCGCGCGGTCTACATCCGTGACCACAACCTCTGGGTGAAGGACCTCACCACAGGCGCCGAGTCCGCGCTCACCACGGACGGCGTCGATGGCTTCGGCTACGCGACGAACAACGCCGGCTGGGTGCACTCCGACAATCCGGTCGTCACCTGGAGCCCGGACAGCAAGCAGATCGCGACCTTCCAGCACGATGGCCGTGGCGTGGACAACATGTACATGGTCTCCACGAACGTCGGCTCGCCGCAGCTGCAGGCCTGGAAGTATCCGCT
This window of the Gemmatimonadaceae bacterium genome carries:
- a CDS encoding ABC transporter permease, whose protein sequence is MSGAAEGTSDAVRGAAARRRVIGSRRKALAAFVRKELRHIVRDRQTLVILLALPLAQVVLFGFALRSDIRDIRLAFVEQAPDAETAALRTRFAQNGRFTVVDARADEVEGLFRANRLDVAVELESGLAERNADGRAARVRVVADASDPNTGTTMRAHTLAVLDSWQRDRATRAAGVMLEPRIRMRFNPTLESVNLFVPGLIALILTMVTALMTAISLSREKERGTLEVLLVSPLRPWQVILGKVAPYLLLAFVNVVTILLAAWLVFGVPFRGSLALLLLGSTLYALVGLALGVLIAAVTGSQRAAMLAALGGTMLPSTLLSGLIFPIASMPRVLQVLSNIVPARWFVEISRSVMLKGAGWQHLWQEFAVLTLMLLAMLTVATRRFSVRLD
- a CDS encoding ABC transporter ATP-binding protein, with amino-acid sequence MTAIEARGLTRRFGDFTAVDAISFDVAPGEVFGFLGANGAGKTTAIRMLIGLLAPSDGSARVAGFDVATESERVRRAIGYMSQRFSLYEDLTIRENIALYGGIYGLADRVIAERGGRLLSELGLEGHADDLVRSLPLGWKQKLAFSVALLHEPQVVFLDEPTGGVDPVTRRQFWERIYATAAAGTTVFVTTHYLDEAEYCDRICIMVDGRVAALGTPEDLKREYAAESLDAVFVRLARGTGAAA
- a CDS encoding TolC family protein, which translates into the protein MRLLPSPFLGLATVALAIGAGASRLPAQRITLPDLLAASAQADARRAQLALADSQAALRRASLNAERLPSLQAQATGQYVSDVPSIGGVPVVPYQQYDAYLMLRQRLWDPTRSARRGADDAQAAEAAARIRGTLWQRRQAVSDAFFTVLALDAEQRTLEASNQDLDAQLALVSSRVSAGVALPGDRELLAAERLRLAQRLDAVATDRRATLEILRSLSGVAVGDDAQLEPPNLDTDAAATLAALDTLRERAEFAQFDAARAALDARARASTRQDLPRVSAFGRGGYGRPGINPLARDFQSYWIIGVQLEWSLLNWRVNDRDAEVQLLQREMLRHDETTFREQLERAVTRDRATAGRLERALESDSSIVAIHSTVLAETERRFREGTATGAEYTDRLTDLLTARIARDRHRVQLAETRARILITLGQELH
- a CDS encoding ABC transporter ATP-binding protein → MSPAADATGGAKGPGVSAPIEVDGLVKRFGDTTALDGVSLHVGAGELFGLVGPDGGGKTTLFRILTTLMLPDAGRARVLGFDVATDLWEIRARVGYMPGRFSLYGDLSVEENLRFFADVFGTSLEAGYELIAPIYSQLERFRDRRAAALSGGMKQKLALSCALVHRPSLLLLDEPTTGVDAVSRREFWDLLDGLRADGLTILVSTPYMDEAARCDRVALVQAGRILAVDAPSRISERFPRPLFAVRTRQRAAAIAALRQLPHAVSVLPFGETIHVSDARTGADQATLVRELEEALRNAGIEAAEVRPINPGIEDTFIALMGATPGAAA
- a CDS encoding TetR/AcrR family transcriptional regulator — translated: MTGAKQKRIPRSRTAAPDADTEAKILAAARRVFTAKGTAGARMQDIAKEAGVNQALLHYYFRSKAALSERVFLEAAGRLVQIIPTAFRDSATLEEMVTTFVHGYIDTVREAPFLPGYVLAELHHDPTRIRTLVQRLSGRDPQAVVHQGLARVQRLLGTRLNAEQFLLNLMALSAFPFVARPVLNGILGQDEAAFAAFLDERRRTLPTFILNAISR
- a CDS encoding HlyD family efflux transporter periplasmic adaptor subunit, yielding MRRLALGLPGLLVLALACGNGDEPDAYGNFEADDVVLSAETPGPILLMQAEEGARVAAGSVLAIVDTVPLSLERRQLLSQREVLRARVREVEAQLRSIDAQAEIATRNRERTDRLRADAAATAAQADAAEREVRVLAAQRLAAEAAASSLAAELRALETRLESAEDRLRRATLRAPFDGTVLATYARSGETIQPGQPLLALADLRTLTLRAYVTGDQLASFQLGQRVSVHADAADGVAQFAGTVAWVSAKAEFTPTPVQTRSERSDLVYAVKVRVDDPDGRLKIGMPGDLNFREPDGSPR